In Trueperaceae bacterium, a single genomic region encodes these proteins:
- a CDS encoding cytochrome C biogenesis protein — MLGLSAIFVALGFSAGLVSNFLFEFGNIVRIAAGIFLMAMGLIKLGLIPILFLQRDVRFHIQNKSAGYLRSVIVGVAFAAGWTPCIGPMLAGILGIAAATGNAVKGSLLLGFYALGLTIPFLIFGQAIPAWQRLRRYTNLLEKAGGVLLILVGFVLLTGSIKLFGPYLASLGSVEGLILGGAKTPTLGLSFFAGILSFLSPCVLPLVPSFLGYLTGTAIDQVLEGSKL, encoded by the coding sequence ATGCTCGGTTTATCAGCAATATTCGTTGCGTTAGGATTTAGTGCCGGTTTAGTCAGCAATTTCTTATTCGAATTTGGCAATATTGTTAGAATCGCAGCTGGGATTTTCCTAATGGCTATGGGGCTAATTAAACTCGGCCTTATCCCCATACTTTTCCTTCAACGAGACGTGCGGTTCCATATACAAAATAAATCCGCAGGATATCTCAGGTCTGTAATAGTAGGTGTTGCTTTCGCAGCTGGCTGGACACCCTGCATCGGACCTATGCTAGCTGGAATACTAGGCATCGCAGCTGCTACAGGCAACGCTGTTAAGGGAAGCTTATTGCTCGGTTTCTATGCGCTTGGTTTAACCATTCCGTTCCTTATCTTTGGTCAGGCTATACCAGCTTGGCAGAGGCTTCGACGCTACACAAACCTCCTTGAAAAGGCTGGTGGAGTACTTCTAATTTTAGTCGGCTTTGTCTTGCTGACGGGATCTATAAAACTCTTTGGTCCTTACCTAGCAAGCCTAGGTAGTGTCGAAGGGTTAATTTTAGGTGGTGCAAAAACCCCAACACTTGGCCTTTCTTTCTTTGCCGGAATACTTTCTTTCCTTTCCCCATGTGTTCTCCCTCTTGTACCCTCTTTCCTCGGATATCTCACCGGAACAGCCATAGACCAAGTCCTGGAAGGTAGCAAGCTTTGA
- a CDS encoding methionine adenosyltransferase: MRHGSSQNLKGVIRLQRLVTAESVTEGHPDKLADRISDGVLDAILATDPDARVAIETILSTGVALITGEITCQGYVDFQEIVRRTVREVGYTDSAFGIDADHCAVLIAVHDQSPDIAMGVNEALDSHSGDPFDQTGAGDQGLMFGYAVSETPELMPLPISLAHKLAARLAEVRKNSLLEYLRPDGKSQVTIAYDGDRAIEATALVVSAQHSPDIDQETLRRDLEELVIREVIPTALITHNTRIYINPTGRFVIGGPQADAGLTGRKIIVDTYGGAIPHGGGAFSGKDPTKVDRSASYYARYIAKNVVAAGLAKRCQVQLAYAIGVAQPVGMYLDTFGTSDFDEESLIQMVLKVFDPRPAAIIKQLNLKQPIYTPTSSYGHFGREAFPWEATDRAAQLHELAYSKEGLQN, encoded by the coding sequence ATGAGACACGGTTCATCTCAAAATCTTAAGGGGGTAATTCGATTGCAAAGGCTGGTCACTGCAGAGTCTGTCACTGAAGGGCACCCGGATAAACTCGCTGACCGTATCAGCGACGGTGTGCTCGACGCTATTCTAGCTACGGACCCGGATGCCAGAGTAGCTATAGAAACCATCTTATCTACAGGAGTAGCCCTTATAACAGGTGAAATCACCTGCCAAGGTTACGTGGACTTCCAAGAAATAGTTCGCAGGACTGTACGGGAAGTCGGTTACACCGATAGCGCCTTCGGTATAGACGCAGACCACTGCGCTGTTCTCATTGCTGTACATGATCAGTCTCCAGACATCGCGATGGGAGTTAATGAGGCTCTAGACTCGCATTCTGGTGATCCCTTTGATCAAACTGGAGCTGGAGACCAGGGCCTGATGTTTGGTTATGCCGTTTCTGAGACTCCAGAACTTATGCCCCTTCCTATTAGCCTAGCCCACAAACTGGCTGCTCGCCTGGCTGAGGTTCGAAAAAATAGCCTTCTCGAGTACCTACGCCCAGATGGCAAATCACAGGTCACCATCGCTTACGACGGTGATAGAGCCATTGAGGCAACTGCTTTAGTAGTTTCAGCTCAACACTCACCCGATATTGACCAAGAAACCCTACGCCGTGACCTCGAAGAGTTAGTAATCCGTGAAGTTATTCCCACAGCATTAATTACCCACAACACACGTATATACATAAACCCCACGGGCCGATTCGTTATTGGCGGCCCCCAAGCTGACGCTGGCTTAACGGGCAGGAAAATCATAGTCGATACATACGGTGGTGCTATTCCTCACGGTGGCGGTGCCTTCAGCGGTAAAGACCCAACGAAGGTCGATCGTAGCGCTAGCTATTACGCCCGTTACATAGCAAAAAATGTGGTTGCGGCTGGCCTTGCAAAACGCTGTCAGGTCCAATTAGCTTACGCGATTGGCGTCGCTCAACCAGTTGGTATGTACTTAGATACTTTCGGAACTTCTGATTTCGATGAAGAAAGTCTCATTCAAATGGTTTTGAAAGTTTTCGATCCAAGACCTGCAGCAATCATTAAACAACTTAACTTAAAACAACCTATCTACACGCCAACTAGTAGCTACGGGCATTTTGGCAGGGAAGCCTTTCCATGGGAAGCAACAGATCGAGCTGCCCAACTTCACGAATTAGCTTATTCGAAAGAGGGCCTACAGAATTAA
- a CDS encoding L-2-hydroxyglutarate oxidase — protein sequence MHYDVAIIGGGILGLSTGMVLLQQRPDLKLILLEKESSWASHQTGRNSGVIHSGIYYKPGSMKARFAKAGNRSIVTFCQRHNLPVEICGKVIVATRKDELPRLDALYKRGLENGLEVENLNEEKLREIEPHVAGIGALYVPSTGIVDYSLISRTIASEIVRLGGELRLNTTVTRLNQMTQGAGQLVSTSQGEVETNLVVNCAGLYSDRVAHMGQTEVNSRIIPFRGEYYELTPSARHLVHGLIYPIPDPAFPFLGVHFTKMIDGNVHAGPNAVLSLKREGYKKTDVNLRDATEILAFPGFWRLASRHVKHGLAEVIRSWSRAAFLHSLQRLIPNIRNNDIKPSPAGVRAQALKNTGELVDDFLIVEEFSGIHIINAPSPAATSSLEIAKHLVHRIASRFPIKKIFTQGN from the coding sequence ATGCACTACGACGTAGCTATTATAGGTGGTGGAATACTAGGGCTCAGCACCGGCATGGTCCTCTTACAACAAAGGCCCGACTTGAAACTTATTTTGCTTGAGAAGGAGTCGAGCTGGGCTAGTCACCAGACCGGGCGTAATAGTGGCGTAATACACTCAGGGATCTATTATAAGCCGGGTAGCATGAAGGCCCGTTTTGCTAAAGCTGGTAACCGGTCAATAGTTACTTTCTGTCAACGTCATAACCTTCCCGTTGAAATCTGCGGGAAAGTCATTGTAGCTACACGAAAGGATGAACTTCCGAGATTAGACGCCTTATATAAGCGGGGCCTAGAAAATGGTCTTGAAGTAGAGAATCTCAATGAGGAAAAACTCCGAGAAATAGAACCCCACGTTGCTGGAATTGGGGCCCTCTACGTCCCTAGTACAGGTATTGTAGATTACAGCTTGATAAGTCGCACAATAGCCTCCGAAATTGTGCGACTAGGCGGCGAGTTACGCCTAAATACTACGGTTACCAGACTTAATCAGATGACTCAAGGTGCTGGGCAGTTAGTTTCAACTTCACAAGGTGAAGTTGAAACTAACTTAGTAGTTAATTGTGCTGGACTTTACAGCGATCGAGTTGCCCATATGGGACAGACCGAAGTCAACAGTCGAATTATTCCGTTCAGAGGAGAATATTACGAACTAACACCAAGCGCACGTCATCTGGTCCACGGCCTTATCTATCCGATCCCAGATCCAGCCTTCCCATTCCTGGGGGTTCACTTCACAAAGATGATTGACGGTAACGTTCATGCCGGCCCTAATGCTGTTCTCAGCCTAAAGCGCGAGGGTTACAAAAAAACCGATGTCAACCTACGGGACGCAACAGAAATATTAGCCTTTCCGGGCTTCTGGCGATTAGCTAGCCGACATGTCAAGCATGGCTTAGCAGAGGTAATTCGCTCATGGAGTCGAGCTGCGTTTTTACATAGCCTACAAAGGCTTATTCCTAACATTCGGAATAATGATATTAAACCATCACCAGCCGGAGTTCGCGCCCAAGCGCTTAAAAACACGGGTGAGTTAGTTGATGACTTTCTCATCGTTGAAGAATTTTCAGGCATACACATTATCAACGCACCTTCCCCCGCAGCAACGTCTTCTCTGGAGATTGCGAAACACTTAGTTCATCGAATTGCTTCGCGGTTCCCAATCAAAAAGATTTTTACGCAAGGAAATTAA
- a CDS encoding Asp-tRNA(Asn)/Glu-tRNA(Gln) amidotransferase GatCAB subunit B encodes MFEPVIGLEVHLALKTQTKMFCGCPADGFGEDPNVNTCPVCLGLPGALPVVNVEAIQKAIMFSLAIQCTVPNQTQFHRKNYYYPDAPKNYQISQFDQPVGEHGFIEVEGKRIRITRCHVEEDAGRLVHPKYADHTLVDLNRAGAPLIEMVTEPDLRTPEQTRNFLNQVRAIAQALEISDASPEEGKMRADVNVSLRRPGESYGTKVEVKNLNSFKSVKSALEYEISRQTRILEVGEPIRQETRGWNEGGQKTYTMRTKEGTADYRYFADPDLPPLELGKKQIENIRSRTPELPGQKWTRYLELSLKQADAEMIAYDTSLSRFYDAAVNLFPSGAQALANWLVSDVIGYLNNKGQDLETSALTPVELVNLVRLVENDSISGRVAKEILPAVMEGQNSEDLVKERGLTQITDVSQIEQLIATTLQSNPKIVASISENPKAINALLGRVLKESRGQAKPDLVRQLLIQKLRIE; translated from the coding sequence ATGTTTGAACCAGTAATTGGCCTAGAAGTCCACTTGGCTCTTAAGACGCAAACAAAGATGTTTTGCGGGTGTCCTGCCGACGGGTTTGGCGAAGATCCAAACGTTAATACTTGTCCAGTGTGCTTAGGACTACCGGGGGCCCTGCCCGTAGTTAACGTAGAGGCGATTCAGAAAGCCATCATGTTTAGCCTCGCGATTCAATGTACCGTTCCTAACCAAACCCAGTTCCATAGGAAGAACTACTACTATCCAGACGCGCCGAAGAATTATCAGATTAGCCAGTTCGACCAACCAGTTGGTGAGCATGGTTTCATCGAGGTTGAAGGCAAACGCATCAGGATTACACGCTGTCATGTCGAAGAAGATGCTGGCCGCCTTGTCCATCCCAAGTATGCGGACCACACCTTAGTTGATCTTAATCGTGCCGGGGCACCACTAATCGAGATGGTTACAGAACCAGATTTACGGACCCCCGAACAAACACGTAACTTCTTAAATCAGGTTCGAGCTATAGCTCAGGCTCTCGAAATATCAGACGCTTCGCCAGAGGAAGGCAAGATGCGTGCAGATGTCAACGTATCACTACGTCGCCCGGGAGAGTCGTATGGGACAAAAGTCGAAGTAAAAAACTTGAACTCCTTCAAGAGCGTGAAAAGCGCCCTTGAATACGAGATTAGTCGTCAAACAAGAATACTTGAGGTTGGAGAGCCCATCCGTCAAGAAACCCGTGGTTGGAATGAAGGCGGTCAAAAAACATACACCATGCGAACCAAGGAGGGAACAGCGGACTACCGTTATTTCGCTGACCCTGACCTACCACCACTTGAGCTAGGAAAGAAACAGATTGAGAACATACGATCTAGAACGCCAGAATTGCCTGGGCAAAAATGGACCCGCTATCTTGAGCTCTCATTGAAGCAAGCTGATGCTGAAATGATTGCGTATGATACAAGCCTTTCCCGCTTCTATGACGCTGCAGTGAACCTTTTTCCTTCTGGAGCGCAGGCTCTTGCTAATTGGCTTGTTAGTGATGTTATTGGTTATCTAAATAACAAAGGGCAAGACCTAGAAACAAGTGCGCTAACACCAGTGGAACTAGTTAATCTTGTGCGTCTCGTGGAAAACGACTCTATTTCAGGCCGAGTGGCTAAAGAAATCCTACCTGCTGTGATGGAAGGTCAAAACTCCGAAGACCTTGTAAAGGAGAGAGGCCTTACCCAAATCACGGATGTATCACAAATTGAACAGCTAATAGCAACTACCCTTCAATCCAATCCCAAGATCGTTGCCAGTATCAGTGAAAATCCCAAAGCAATCAATGCGCTCCTTGGGAGAGTCCTAAAAGAGAGCCGAGGTCAGGCTAAGCCTGACCTAGTCCGTCAGTTACTCATCCAAAAACTCAGAATAGAATGA
- the folE gene encoding GTP cyclohydrolase I FolE yields MNSYLPETDDFDETGECSLGHLVAELIAGLGEDISREGLAKTPQRVERSLRYLTSGYRVKIDDVINGALFAAEGSEMVVVKGIEFYSMCEHHMLPFFGKAHIAYIPNERILGLSKFARVIDLYARRMQVQERLTLQIADILIEVLEPQGLAVVMEASHLCMMMRGVEKQGGTTRTSAMRGVFKNDARTRQEFLEAIS; encoded by the coding sequence ATGAACTCATATCTTCCGGAAACGGACGACTTCGATGAGACGGGAGAGTGCAGTCTTGGTCATCTTGTTGCTGAGTTGATAGCCGGTCTTGGCGAAGATATTTCTCGCGAGGGTCTTGCTAAAACGCCACAGCGAGTTGAACGTTCACTTCGTTATCTGACCAGTGGTTACCGAGTAAAAATAGATGATGTTATCAACGGAGCCCTATTTGCCGCTGAGGGGTCCGAAATGGTTGTAGTCAAAGGCATTGAGTTTTATTCAATGTGTGAGCACCATATGCTTCCCTTTTTTGGCAAAGCCCACATTGCCTACATTCCGAACGAGAGAATCCTTGGGCTTAGTAAGTTTGCTCGTGTCATCGATCTTTATGCTCGGAGGATGCAGGTTCAGGAGCGCTTAACTTTGCAAATCGCTGACATTCTTATCGAGGTACTTGAGCCTCAAGGTCTAGCGGTAGTTATGGAGGCTAGTCATCTTTGTATGATGATGCGGGGTGTAGAGAAGCAAGGTGGTACTACACGAACTAGCGCAATGCGTGGGGTGTTTAAGAATGATGCTCGGACCCGACAGGAATTTCTTGAAGCGATCAGCTAA
- a CDS encoding iron ABC transporter permease gives MIVLTAIVGVAVLLPLFYLVVRATGASDGIWAYLFRPRTLVVLGNTLLLVSSVSVASVAVALPIAFLTTRTRIRARRLWFVLAVLPLVIPSYVGAYAYVSAFAKGGLISGWLGIKLPVYGFWGALIVLTLSTYPYLLLTLRAGFLGIDTGVEEASRSLGRSSLTTFFRVTLPLLRPALAAGVLLVALYVLSDFGAVSMLRYNTFTRAIYVQYENSFNLGNAAALGLMLVLLAGAIIFVDSRLRGLGRIGRTGVGEARAPRYHQLGPWYIPALAMLSGTVVLGLVAPVAIIVTWLIRGLAADQPLVFDLGALVNAGGIALAAAAVVVVAAIPVAVLAVRFPSKLSAFLERLTYVSYALPGIVVALSLVFFALRFFPWGYQSYALLVFAYALLFLPQAVGNLRATLLQVNIHLEEAALGLGRSPIRVLFDVTLPLVRTGIVTSAVLVFLTTMKELPATLLLRPTGFETLATRVWSWTEEAFFAQAAPFALLLVIVSSISVAILLSQEQ, from the coding sequence TTGATTGTACTCACGGCTATAGTGGGAGTGGCAGTTCTGCTTCCGTTGTTTTACCTGGTAGTCAGGGCTACAGGAGCTTCTGATGGCATCTGGGCTTATCTTTTCAGGCCCCGTACCCTTGTGGTCCTTGGTAACACTCTTTTGTTGGTCAGTAGTGTATCGGTCGCTAGTGTTGCGGTCGCTCTCCCAATTGCATTTTTGACGACCCGGACAAGAATTAGAGCTAGGCGACTGTGGTTCGTTCTGGCTGTTTTGCCCCTTGTAATTCCTAGTTATGTTGGAGCTTACGCTTATGTTTCAGCTTTTGCAAAAGGTGGTTTGATTTCAGGGTGGCTAGGCATCAAGCTACCTGTATATGGATTTTGGGGTGCCCTAATAGTGCTTACTCTATCTACTTATCCTTATCTTCTCCTTACGCTCCGCGCTGGTTTCTTAGGGATCGATACAGGAGTTGAGGAGGCTTCGCGAAGTCTAGGTCGTTCCTCTCTAACCACCTTTTTTAGAGTGACTTTACCGCTTTTGCGGCCAGCCCTAGCTGCTGGTGTCCTGTTGGTAGCTTTATATGTTCTCTCAGATTTTGGCGCCGTGTCTATGCTTCGATACAATACGTTTACTCGCGCTATATATGTACAGTATGAGAACTCCTTTAATCTGGGAAATGCGGCTGCACTTGGTTTAATGTTGGTTTTGTTAGCTGGGGCTATTATCTTTGTGGATTCTAGGTTGAGGGGGTTGGGCAGGATTGGGCGAACTGGCGTTGGCGAGGCTCGGGCACCAAGGTATCATCAACTCGGTCCCTGGTACATACCAGCTCTAGCAATGCTTTCTGGAACAGTAGTTCTTGGCCTCGTCGCACCCGTGGCCATCATTGTTACTTGGTTGATTCGAGGTCTTGCTGCGGATCAACCTCTTGTGTTTGATTTGGGTGCTTTGGTCAATGCTGGTGGCATTGCATTAGCAGCCGCTGCTGTTGTCGTAGTGGCAGCAATCCCGGTAGCCGTATTGGCTGTGCGGTTTCCTTCAAAGCTAAGCGCTTTTCTTGAGCGACTTACCTACGTGTCTTACGCATTACCAGGCATTGTAGTGGCTCTTTCCTTGGTATTCTTTGCTTTACGTTTTTTTCCTTGGGGTTATCAGAGTTACGCTCTACTGGTATTTGCTTACGCCCTTCTGTTTCTCCCCCAAGCAGTTGGTAATCTTCGGGCAACCCTTTTGCAGGTGAATATCCATCTTGAGGAGGCAGCCCTCGGTCTAGGTCGATCACCTATTCGCGTGTTATTTGATGTGACTCTACCGTTAGTTCGCACAGGCATTGTTACTAGTGCTGTACTAGTTTTCCTCACAACTATGAAAGAATTACCAGCTACGTTGCTTCTTCGTCCTACCGGGTTCGAAACACTAGCTACTAGAGTATGGTCTTGGACAGAAGAAGCCTTTTTTGCTCAAGCTGCGCCGTTCGCCCTGCTACTGGTCATTGTTTCTTCAATTTCGGTTGCGATTCTTCTTTCGCAGGAGCAGTAA
- a CDS encoding succinate dehydrogenase iron-sulfur subunit, which translates to MKIEFKIKRLNLENSPRSYWSSYSVDADPGDRVLDVLNHIKWEIDGSLSFRRSCAHGVCGSDAMLINGSNRLACKLLIKDLGKKITIEPLRGLPVLKDLIVDMEPFLDSYREILPYFINESAPPSNERHQSIEEREVFDASTKCILCACCTTSCPVFWANGRYIGPAAIVNAHRFIFDSRDQGTTQRMDILNQANGLWRCRTAYNCTESCPRDIPITKAIEEVRRELLWQRS; encoded by the coding sequence ATGAAAATAGAATTCAAAATCAAGCGCTTAAATCTCGAGAATAGTCCTCGATCCTACTGGTCATCCTATTCCGTGGATGCTGACCCAGGAGATCGCGTACTAGACGTACTAAACCACATTAAATGGGAAATCGACGGCAGCCTTTCGTTCCGACGAAGTTGTGCACACGGTGTTTGCGGTTCTGATGCAATGTTAATTAACGGATCAAATCGCCTAGCTTGTAAACTTTTAATTAAAGACCTAGGTAAAAAAATTACTATTGAGCCACTTCGCGGACTACCTGTACTAAAAGATCTTATTGTCGACATGGAACCTTTTCTTGACTCTTATCGAGAAATTCTTCCGTATTTCATCAATGAAAGTGCGCCGCCATCTAACGAGAGACACCAAAGCATTGAAGAGCGAGAGGTTTTCGATGCTAGTACCAAATGCATCCTCTGTGCCTGTTGTACAACTAGCTGCCCCGTCTTCTGGGCCAACGGAAGATACATTGGACCAGCCGCTATTGTAAACGCACACCGCTTCATCTTCGACTCGCGAGATCAAGGGACCACCCAGAGGATGGATATTCTCAACCAAGCAAATGGCCTCTGGAGATGCAGAACAGCCTATAACTGCACAGAATCTTGCCCACGTGACATTCCTATTACAAAGGCCATAGAGGAAGTACGCAGAGAATTACTTTGGCAACGGTCTTAG
- a CDS encoding succinate dehydrogenase flavoprotein subunit, with amino-acid sequence MNNSHKFDVIVIGAGGAGLMAARYAAQNPNVTVAVVSKLYPTRSHTGAAQGGVGAALGNVSEDHPEWHAFDTIKGGDYLTDQDVADAFATEVIDAVYELEHMGLPFSRTPDGKIAQRKFGGHTRDFGKSAVERACYSADRTGHMILQTLYQQSIKNNVVFFNEFHVLDIILIAGECRGVVAYELATGKLHTFQAKSTVLATGGNGRMFKVTSNAHALTGDLTSVLYRQGLPIEDPEFYQFHPTGLYRIGVLLTEGARGEGGVLRNNLGERFMERYAPTIKDLAPRDLVSRAMYLEIREGRGAGPDNDYLLLDLTHIDAEIIESRLPDITEFARIYLGVDPIVSPVPVQPTAHYAMGGIPTTIDTNVISDGIETIVPGLYAAGEVGCASLHGANRLGTNSLGDLIVFGRRAGINSAVYAESSDYSDIPKDTQDFTKDLLSRARTGSGTERASHIRADLQTTMMDNASVFRTRETLSAQVENVSELKKRYQDVTVDDEGHQYNTELMEVIELGFLLDNAEQLVHAALNRKESRGAHSREDFKDRDDETWLKHTLVYKDGESVRIDYKPVTIGKYEPKPRVY; translated from the coding sequence TTGAACAACTCACACAAATTCGATGTAATTGTTATAGGCGCAGGCGGTGCTGGCCTAATGGCTGCTCGTTATGCAGCTCAAAATCCTAACGTCACAGTAGCAGTAGTCAGCAAACTGTACCCAACTCGCTCTCATACTGGTGCAGCCCAAGGTGGCGTGGGAGCAGCTTTGGGTAATGTCAGCGAAGACCACCCAGAATGGCATGCTTTTGACACGATTAAAGGAGGAGATTACTTAACTGACCAAGATGTGGCCGACGCCTTCGCAACAGAGGTGATCGATGCTGTGTACGAACTTGAGCACATGGGCCTACCATTCTCTCGGACTCCTGACGGAAAAATCGCCCAGCGCAAATTTGGTGGCCACACAAGGGATTTTGGTAAGTCTGCGGTAGAACGTGCATGTTACTCAGCTGATCGCACTGGCCATATGATTTTACAAACCCTTTACCAACAATCCATAAAGAACAATGTGGTATTTTTTAACGAGTTTCACGTCCTCGATATTATTCTCATTGCCGGAGAGTGCCGTGGTGTAGTGGCCTACGAATTAGCTACAGGTAAATTACACACATTCCAGGCTAAATCGACGGTTCTAGCCACAGGAGGAAATGGGCGTATGTTCAAGGTCACTTCGAACGCTCATGCCCTCACTGGCGACCTTACCTCCGTGTTGTACCGACAAGGATTGCCTATCGAAGACCCGGAGTTCTATCAGTTCCATCCCACAGGTCTTTATCGTATAGGAGTTTTACTGACCGAAGGTGCCAGAGGGGAAGGTGGCGTCCTCCGCAATAACCTTGGGGAGCGCTTCATGGAACGATATGCCCCTACCATTAAAGATTTAGCACCCCGAGATCTAGTTTCTAGAGCGATGTACCTTGAAATTCGTGAAGGACGAGGCGCAGGACCTGATAATGATTATTTACTTCTCGACCTAACACACATAGATGCTGAAATAATAGAGTCCAGACTTCCTGATATAACCGAATTTGCCCGCATTTACCTCGGAGTGGATCCAATTGTAAGCCCCGTCCCTGTGCAGCCAACAGCTCACTACGCCATGGGTGGTATTCCTACTACTATTGATACTAATGTGATTTCCGATGGGATTGAAACTATTGTTCCAGGTCTCTATGCTGCTGGTGAGGTAGGCTGCGCATCTCTTCACGGAGCAAACCGGCTGGGTACCAACAGTCTTGGTGACCTGATAGTATTTGGTCGTCGAGCAGGAATTAACTCAGCAGTATACGCAGAATCTTCGGATTATAGCGATATCCCGAAAGATACTCAGGATTTCACTAAAGATCTGCTTAGCCGCGCTAGAACAGGCTCAGGTACAGAACGAGCCAGCCACATCCGAGCTGATTTACAAACCACTATGATGGACAATGCATCAGTTTTTCGCACACGTGAGACTCTGTCGGCTCAGGTGGAAAATGTTAGCGAACTCAAAAAGCGTTACCAGGATGTAACAGTTGATGATGAGGGACACCAATACAACACCGAATTGATGGAGGTAATAGAACTTGGCTTCCTACTAGACAACGCAGAGCAGTTGGTCCACGCGGCACTGAATCGAAAAGAATCACGCGGGGCTCATTCACGCGAGGATTTCAAAGATCGCGATGACGAAACTTGGCTCAAACATACTCTAGTTTATAAGGATGGGGAAAGCGTTAGGATTGACTACAAACCAGTAACTATTGGTAAGTATGAACCAAAACCTAGGGTCTATTAG
- a CDS encoding succinate dehydrogenase — MSNRPKTLQQARATYSTNSEIFWWVFMRISGLALVFLVFGHLFFNNIQINVSDVDYNYVASRFSKSWVKIYDSFLLGFAMLHGINGLRYSIEDYVKSPSRRFWAKIALFTIAGIVLVLGVITLWAFTFEEMGDAIRALPGD; from the coding sequence ATGTCTAATAGGCCAAAGACCCTCCAGCAAGCTCGTGCCACCTACAGTACTAACTCAGAGATCTTCTGGTGGGTATTCATGCGAATCTCAGGCCTTGCGCTGGTGTTTTTGGTGTTTGGACATCTTTTCTTCAACAACATCCAAATCAATGTGAGCGATGTGGACTATAACTATGTTGCTTCAAGGTTTTCCAAGAGTTGGGTCAAGATTTACGACTCATTTTTACTTGGATTCGCCATGCTGCACGGTATAAACGGTCTTCGCTACAGTATCGAAGATTACGTCAAAAGCCCATCCCGCAGATTCTGGGCAAAAATTGCCCTCTTTACAATCGCCGGCATTGTATTGGTTTTAGGTGTAATTACACTCTGGGCATTCACGTTTGAAGAAATGGGGGATGCAATCCGTGCTCTCCCTGGCGACTAA
- the sdhC gene encoding succinate dehydrogenase, cytochrome b556 subunit, with translation MYRGREGYWAFLLHRASGVALALYLLLHVVDISLVMYGPDGPFDMFLAFYHKWPFRIGLILVMGGVVYHALNGLRIILMDFTGWGIRFQRILWYCVLTLTTAIGIPVLIKVLPEIFAGS, from the coding sequence ATGTATCGAGGCAGAGAAGGTTATTGGGCGTTCTTGTTACACAGAGCCTCAGGAGTAGCCCTCGCACTCTACCTGCTACTTCATGTGGTTGACATCAGCCTAGTAATGTACGGACCAGACGGTCCATTCGACATGTTTTTGGCGTTTTACCACAAATGGCCCTTCCGCATAGGCCTCATTCTAGTAATGGGAGGCGTTGTTTACCACGCCCTTAATGGTCTAAGAATAATTCTTATGGACTTCACCGGCTGGGGAATTCGCTTCCAGCGAATCCTCTGGTACTGCGTTCTTACCTTAACGACCGCCATAGGAATACCAGTACTAATAAAGGTTCTCCCGGAAATCTTCGCAGGATCCTGA